The Aestuariirhabdus haliotis nucleotide sequence AATGCGCCAAAAGGTTCGTCCATTAATAAAACCTTGGGCTGCATTGCTAACGCACGTGCAATACCCACCCGCTGCTTCATACCTCCGGATATTTCACCCGGCAGCTTATCGATGGCATGACTCATATGTACCAGCTCAAGGTTATGTTCGATCCACTCGCGGGTTTCTGCCCGACTTTTCTTGCGCCCGAACACCTGCTTAACGGCCAGTTCAACATTTTGATAAGCGCTCAGCCAGGGCAAGAGAGAATGGTTCTGGAAAACCACTGCCCGCTCCGGACCAGGCTCATCAACTTCTTTGCCATCGAGGATAACCCCCCCCTCTGTCGCTTGGTGGAGGCCCGCGATAATATTCAGGACCGTCGATTTACCACAACCTGAATGACCAATCAGGGAGACGAATTCTCCTTCCGCAATTTTCAAGTTGACCTTATCGAGCGCTCTAAACGGCCCGTTAGGAGTTGGAAAATCAATCGATACCTGTTCCAGACTTAGATGATCTTTCATTGCCATTCTCTCCAATATGTTTATCGCAAGACCGCGCTTTTATCCCATGACACCATTTTCTGGATCTGCAACATGGTACGGTCAAGCACGTACCCGATTAATCCAATCGTAATCACAGCCACCATAATCCGCCCCAGGGAATTCGAGCTGCCATTTTGAAACTCATCCCACACAAACTTTCCAAGCCCGGGGTTTTGCGCCAGCATTTCGGCCGCGATCAGCACCATCCAGCCCACTCCCAACGACATCCGCAAGCCGGTAAACATCATTGGAATGGCCGAAGGTAAAACAACGCGGTAAATATGTACCCACCAGCTCAGCCGTAACACCTTGCTGACATTAAGCAGATCCTGATCAATGGAGGCTACACCAACCGTGGTATTGATCAGGGTCGGCCACATGCAACACAACATTACGGTCACCGCCGAGGTAACAAAGGACTTGCTGAACATTGGATCATCACTGACATACAAGGCACTGACAATCATCGTCACAATTGGCAACCAGGCCAGCGGGGACACTGGTTTAAAAATCTGAATAATAGGGTTAAATCCGCGATAGACCGTACTGCTCAGGCCACAGAGTATGCCGAGCGGTATGGCGATAAGACTCCCCAGAAGAAACCCTGCAAACACCGTTACCAGACTGGTTCCAATCTGGTCGATATAGGTCGGCTTACCGGTATAAGGGCGAATCTTCACTACCGCATCAGGATTTTTTTCCAGTTTCTTCGCGTTACGTTTTTCCTGCCGCTCATAAAAGGCGGTCTCTTTGTTACGCTCACGAAGATGATCCTGCCACAGATTACCCGCTTGCTCCCACACCTGAACCGGGCCAGGAACCTGACCTAAGGAGGTAACGATACGAGCCGCTCCCAGATGCCACATAACCAGGAATATAGCGATCGCAACCAGCGGTACCAAGGCGACCCTGATCCATTGGTTCAAGCGATCCACGGTTAACCATTGCGCTACTATCGATAGTATTG carries:
- a CDS encoding ABC transporter ATP-binding protein gives rise to the protein MKDHLSLEQVSIDFPTPNGPFRALDKVNLKIAEGEFVSLIGHSGCGKSTVLNIIAGLHQATEGGVILDGKEVDEPGPERAVVFQNHSLLPWLSAYQNVELAVKQVFGRKKSRAETREWIEHNLELVHMSHAIDKLPGEISGGMKQRVGIARALAMQPKVLLMDEPFGALDALTRSHLQDSLMEIQARLNNTVVMITHDVDEAVLLSDRIVMMSNGPAATVGEILKVELERPRHRLDLADDSRYNHYRAEVLRFLHERHSRNEVAKVVVNNPESEAASVDLADQGKSAA
- a CDS encoding ABC transporter permease translates to MVTKTINAADASTAPAILSIVAQWLTVDRLNQWIRVALVPLVAIAIFLVMWHLGAARIVTSLGQVPGPVQVWEQAGNLWQDHLRERNKETAFYERQEKRNAKKLEKNPDAVVKIRPYTGKPTYIDQIGTSLVTVFAGFLLGSLIAIPLGILCGLSSTVYRGFNPIIQIFKPVSPLAWLPIVTMIVSALYVSDDPMFSKSFVTSAVTVMLCCMWPTLINTTVGVASIDQDLLNVSKVLRLSWWVHIYRVVLPSAIPMMFTGLRMSLGVGWMVLIAAEMLAQNPGLGKFVWDEFQNGSSNSLGRIMVAVITIGLIGYVLDRTMLQIQKMVSWDKSAVLR